In one window of Prevotella fusca JCM 17724 DNA:
- the pdxT gene encoding pyridoxal 5'-phosphate synthase glutaminase subunit PdxT, which produces MRIAVLALQGAFLEHEMMLHKLGVDSFEVRQLQDWKQEKDGLIIPGGESTTQGKLLHDLGLLDPVRKAIEDGLPVFGTCAGLILLSREVEGNSQSAPVPPRLGTMNMTAARNAYGRQLGSFHTEASFRGIEGDIPMTFIRAPYIKEAAGEVEILSEVDGHIVAARQRNHLVTAFHPELDNDTRVHEYFLEMVK; this is translated from the coding sequence ATGAGAATTGCCGTGCTTGCCCTGCAGGGGGCGTTCTTAGAGCATGAAATGATGCTTCATAAGTTGGGCGTTGACAGCTTCGAGGTGCGCCAGCTGCAGGATTGGAAGCAGGAGAAGGACGGATTGATTATCCCGGGTGGTGAGAGTACTACCCAGGGTAAACTTCTCCACGACCTCGGTTTGCTTGACCCTGTCCGTAAAGCCATTGAGGACGGTCTGCCGGTCTTCGGTACTTGTGCTGGCTTGATTCTTCTTTCCCGTGAAGTGGAAGGGAATAGTCAGTCGGCTCCTGTTCCTCCTCGTCTGGGCACAATGAACATGACAGCAGCCCGTAATGCCTACGGTCGTCAGCTGGGTAGTTTCCATACGGAGGCTTCTTTCAGGGGGATTGAAGGCGATATTCCAATGACTTTCATCCGTGCACCTTATATAAAGGAAGCAGCTGGAGAGGTAGAAATACTTTCAGAAGTTGATGGTCATATCGTTGCTGCTCGCCAAAGAAACCATCTTGTCACTGCTTTTCATCCAGAATTGGATAATGATACTCGTGTACATGAATACTTCTTGGAAATGGTGAAGTGA
- the greA gene encoding transcription elongation factor GreA, with product MAYMSQEGYDKLVADLQYLESVERPKASAAIAEAADKGDLSENSEYDAAKEAQRHLEARIAEMKMTVAQAKIVDVSRLSTDAVQIMSTVEMTNMKTNAKMKYTIVSETEANLKQNKISIKTPIAQGLLNRKVGEEVEIKIPRGTIVLRIDKISIDA from the coding sequence ATGGCTTATATGTCACAGGAAGGCTACGACAAGCTCGTGGCTGATTTGCAGTATTTAGAATCTGTTGAACGCCCGAAGGCATCAGCTGCTATTGCCGAAGCTGCCGATAAGGGTGACTTGAGTGAGAACTCGGAATATGATGCTGCCAAGGAGGCACAGCGTCATCTTGAGGCACGCATCGCTGAAATGAAGATGACCGTGGCACAGGCAAAGATTGTGGATGTGTCACGACTGAGCACTGATGCCGTACAGATTATGTCTACCGTTGAGATGACAAACATGAAGACCAATGCCAAGATGAAGTACACTATCGTCAGTGAAACGGAGGCAAACCTGAAGCAGAACAAGATTTCAATCAAGACTCCTATCGCACAGGGCTTGTTGAACAGGAAAGTAGGTGAGGAGGTTGAAATCAAGATTCCACGTGGCACGATAGTTCTGCGCATTGACAAAATCTCAATTGATGCTTAA
- the pdxS gene encoding pyridoxal 5'-phosphate synthase lyase subunit PdxS: MTNRQELNRNLAQMLKGGVIMDVTTPEQARIAEAAGACAVMALERIPADIRAAGGVSRMSDPKMIKGIQEAVTIPVMAKCRIGHISEAQILQAIEIDYIDESEVLSPADNIYHIDKTQFEVPFVCGARNLSEALRRIAEGATMIRTKGEPGTGDVVQAVSHMRLMQSQIRELISKREDELFEAAKQLQAPYELVKYVHENGKLPVVNFAAGGVATPADAALMMQLGAEGVFVGSGIFKSGDPAKRAAAIVKAVTNYNNPKELALLSEDLGEAMVGINEHEIEVLMAERGQ, encoded by the coding sequence ATGACAAATAGACAAGAACTAAACCGTAACCTCGCCCAGATGTTGAAGGGCGGTGTAATCATGGACGTAACAACACCAGAGCAGGCTCGTATCGCTGAGGCTGCAGGTGCTTGTGCAGTAATGGCATTGGAGCGTATCCCTGCTGATATTCGTGCAGCAGGCGGCGTTTCACGTATGAGTGACCCTAAGATGATCAAAGGCATTCAGGAAGCTGTGACCATCCCTGTGATGGCAAAATGCCGTATCGGTCATATCTCCGAGGCGCAGATTCTGCAGGCGATTGAGATTGACTACATCGATGAGAGCGAGGTGCTTTCTCCTGCTGACAATATCTATCATATTGATAAGACACAGTTTGAGGTGCCATTCGTCTGTGGTGCACGTAACTTGAGCGAGGCTTTGCGTCGTATAGCAGAGGGTGCAACAATGATTCGTACAAAGGGCGAGCCTGGTACGGGTGATGTTGTTCAGGCTGTCAGCCACATGCGTCTGATGCAGAGTCAGATTCGTGAACTCATTAGCAAGCGTGAGGACGAACTCTTTGAGGCTGCTAAGCAGTTGCAGGCTCCATACGAGCTCGTGAAGTATGTACATGAGAACGGTAAGCTGCCTGTAGTGAATTTCGCTGCTGGCGGTGTGGCTACTCCTGCCGATGCTGCATTGATGATGCAACTCGGTGCTGAGGGTGTCTTCGTTGGTTCTGGTATCTTCAAGAGCGGTGATCCTGCTAAACGTGCTGCAGCTATCGTTAAGGCGGTTACAAACTATAATAATCCAAAGGAGTTGGCACTCTTGTCAGAAGACTTGGGTGAGGCGATGGTTGGTATCAACGAGCACGAGATTGAGGTGCTCATGGCTGAGCGCGGACAATGA
- a CDS encoding NAD(P)-dependent alcohol dehydrogenase has protein sequence MKAFAMLGIGKSGWIEKDRPACGPLDAIVRPLAVAPCTSDVHTVWEGAIGERKDMILGHEATGEVVEVGSMVKDFKPGDRVLVPAITPDWNSLEAQAGYSMHSNGMLAGWKFSNFKDGVFAEYFHVNDADGNLALIPDGMDPVDAVMLSDMVPTGFHGVELADVKFGDEVLVIGIGPVGLMAVAGAALAGASFVYAVGSRKVCADAARKYGANEIIDYHNGPIAEQVMKLTKGRGVDRVVIAGGTVDTFAEAVTVLKPGGTIGNVNYLGAGDTINIPRVEWGVGMGHKTIRGGLMPGGRLRMEKLARMVMSGRLNLSHLVTHRFNGFEHMEESLNLMKDKPRDLIKPVVVIEESLF, from the coding sequence ATGAAAGCGTTTGCAATGTTAGGAATTGGAAAGTCTGGATGGATTGAGAAAGACAGACCTGCATGCGGTCCGTTGGACGCCATCGTAAGACCGTTAGCCGTTGCCCCATGTACGTCTGACGTGCATACAGTCTGGGAAGGTGCAATCGGGGAGAGAAAGGACATGATTCTCGGACACGAGGCAACGGGTGAAGTTGTTGAAGTAGGTTCAATGGTAAAGGACTTCAAACCTGGAGACAGAGTACTCGTTCCAGCCATTACTCCTGACTGGAACTCACTGGAAGCACAGGCTGGCTATTCCATGCACTCAAACGGCATGCTTGCCGGGTGGAAGTTCTCGAACTTCAAGGATGGTGTGTTTGCTGAATACTTCCATGTCAATGATGCCGATGGCAACCTGGCATTAATTCCTGACGGCATGGACCCTGTTGATGCCGTGATGCTCTCTGACATGGTGCCTACAGGCTTTCATGGAGTTGAGCTTGCTGACGTGAAGTTCGGAGATGAAGTGCTCGTCATCGGTATCGGACCAGTAGGTCTGATGGCTGTTGCAGGCGCTGCTCTTGCAGGTGCGTCCTTTGTCTATGCTGTCGGCAGCAGAAAGGTTTGTGCTGACGCTGCACGCAAATATGGAGCGAATGAGATTATCGACTACCACAACGGACCTATTGCCGAGCAGGTGATGAAACTGACCAAGGGGCGTGGCGTAGACCGTGTTGTCATTGCCGGAGGAACGGTTGACACCTTTGCCGAGGCTGTCACGGTTCTCAAGCCCGGTGGAACCATCGGCAATGTCAATTACTTAGGTGCAGGCGATACTATCAACATTCCACGTGTTGAATGGGGTGTCGGAATGGGACATAAGACCATCAGGGGCGGACTGATGCCCGGCGGACGCCTTCGCATGGAGAAACTTGCCAGAATGGTCATGTCAGGCAGACTGAACCTTTCACACCTCGTGACACACCGCTTCAATGGATTTGAGCACATGGAGGAATCTCTTAACCTGATGAAGGACAAACCACGCGACCTCATCAAGCCCGTTGTCGTGATTGAGGAAAGTTTGTTTTAA
- a CDS encoding HIT family protein encodes MTIFSKIAAGEIPSYKCAENEKFYAFLDIDPVTKGHTLVIPRKEVDYIFDMEDDDLAAFELFAKKVACAIKTVFPCKKVAQVVLGLEVNHAHIHLLPMNSEADVDFKHHVQVGAEEQQEIAAKIFKAFQELD; translated from the coding sequence ATGACAATATTCAGTAAGATTGCAGCGGGTGAGATTCCCAGCTACAAGTGTGCAGAAAATGAGAAGTTCTATGCTTTTCTCGACATTGACCCGGTAACAAAGGGGCATACGCTTGTCATTCCCCGCAAGGAGGTTGACTATATCTTCGACATGGAGGATGATGACCTTGCTGCCTTCGAGCTTTTTGCAAAGAAGGTGGCATGTGCCATAAAGACTGTCTTCCCATGTAAGAAGGTGGCGCAGGTTGTATTGGGACTGGAAGTCAATCATGCACACATCCACCTCCTGCCAATGAACAGCGAGGCTGATGTAGACTTCAAGCATCATGTACAGGTTGGGGCTGAGGAGCAGCAGGAGATTGCTGCAAAGATTTTCAAGGCTTTCCAGGAGTTGGATTGA
- a CDS encoding hydroxymethylpyrimidine/phosphomethylpyrimidine kinase, whose amino-acid sequence MKTILTITGSDSTGGSGVQADIRTIAALGGYAVSAVTSVTVQNTLGIQAFYDLPADIVRGQIEAIINDMQPDTVKVGMIRTTETLAVVVDALLKYRPHHIIYDPIVTASNGDRLMSDDVITQIRCRLLPLCSLVILREGEAERIFDCSSLKGKGSDAVRSFVLDDPLQHGLANSFSSALAVYLSQDESMEQAIQHAREYVKTLVARKSDLSGRSSQLYNDFLEEVQKHYRTNRDVAFYADCLNVSPRYLSQVAHRISGKSPKCIIDHTLTEALACQLRTTQKTIQEIAYEHGFASQAQFSKFFRKQTGQTPSEWRRPQKNLPPAPPEEGSA is encoded by the coding sequence TTGAAGACAATTCTCACCATAACAGGCTCGGACAGTACGGGTGGATCCGGCGTGCAGGCTGACATCAGGACGATAGCAGCCCTGGGAGGCTATGCAGTGTCGGCGGTAACGTCGGTCACGGTACAGAACACTTTGGGAATTCAGGCTTTCTATGACCTTCCGGCAGATATTGTCAGGGGGCAGATTGAGGCGATTATCAATGATATGCAGCCTGACACGGTGAAAGTGGGAATGATAAGAACCACGGAAACCTTGGCTGTCGTGGTGGATGCGCTGCTGAAGTATCGTCCTCACCACATCATATACGACCCGATAGTGACGGCAAGTAATGGTGACAGGCTGATGTCGGATGATGTGATTACTCAGATACGCTGTCGGTTGTTACCTCTGTGTTCGCTCGTTATCCTGCGAGAAGGAGAGGCTGAAAGAATCTTCGACTGCTCGTCACTGAAAGGAAAAGGAAGTGATGCTGTCCGCTCGTTCGTACTAGATGACCCATTGCAGCATGGATTGGCAAACAGCTTTTCATCAGCACTTGCCGTCTATCTGAGCCAGGATGAATCGATGGAGCAGGCTATACAGCATGCCCGGGAATACGTGAAAACGCTTGTGGCGAGGAAGAGCGACCTCAGTGGGCGGAGCAGCCAGCTGTATAATGACTTTTTAGAGGAAGTGCAGAAGCATTATCGTACGAACCGTGACGTTGCTTTCTATGCAGACTGTCTGAACGTATCTCCCCGTTATCTCTCGCAGGTGGCGCACCGTATCTCTGGCAAGTCGCCAAAGTGTATCATCGATCATACACTCACGGAAGCCCTTGCCTGCCAGCTTCGTACGACGCAGAAGACCATACAGGAGATTGCTTATGAGCATGGTTTTGCTTCGCAGGCACAGTTCTCGAAGTTCTTTAGAAAGCAGACCGGGCAGACGCCAAGCGAGTGGAGACGTCCGCAGAAGAACCTCCCCCCAGCCCCTCCAGAGGAGGGGAGTGCCTGA
- a CDS encoding WG repeat-containing protein, which produces MLSDNLDSIKQLKNNMFIVTKNNLKGSYDSKGKELIPIKYDKIEDFGDYWHCFWKVYLNGLQGLYSYEGKQVLPAEYEKIFSIDRGYKKSPSLIVKEKGKYGMFNAQGERLIKSEYDDVKFDNGHYCFQKGEKKDYLKRDKQTLLKGIIIKSQITNWKEEKGDSKQISYFIFEDNNGRSFLIL; this is translated from the coding sequence ATGCTCTCAGATAATCTTGATAGCATTAAACAACTGAAAAACAACATGTTTATTGTCACCAAGAACAATCTGAAAGGAAGTTACGACAGTAAAGGGAAGGAATTAATACCCATTAAATACGACAAAATAGAAGACTTTGGCGATTACTGGCACTGCTTTTGGAAGGTCTACTTGAATGGGCTACAAGGTCTCTATAGCTACGAAGGAAAACAAGTGCTACCTGCAGAATACGAAAAAATATTCAGTATAGACAGAGGTTATAAAAAGTCTCCCAGTCTTATAGTAAAAGAAAAGGGCAAATATGGTATGTTCAATGCTCAAGGTGAACGTCTGATAAAGTCAGAATACGATGACGTGAAATTTGATAACGGGCATTATTGTTTCCAAAAAGGAGAGAAAAAAGACTATCTGAAAAGAGACAAACAAACGCTGCTAAAAGGTATCATAATAAAAAGTCAAATAACTAATTGGAAAGAAGAAAAGGGTGATTCCAAGCAAATATCTTATTTTATATTTGAAGATAATAACGGAAGATCGTTTTTAATTCTTTAA